The Equus asinus isolate D_3611 breed Donkey chromosome 4, EquAss-T2T_v2, whole genome shotgun sequence genome has a segment encoding these proteins:
- the GPR148 gene encoding LOW QUALITY PROTEIN: probable G-protein coupled receptor 148 (The sequence of the model RefSeq protein was modified relative to this genomic sequence to represent the inferred CDS: inserted 3 bases in 3 codons; deleted 1 base in 1 codon; substituted 2 bases at 2 genomic stop codons), which yields MPVPVRIPGKGSWDGCPGQVQNQPPVTKLATASRKHGCQWAPCPLGTTAXPDSGXLTSKPSCTPQAASSASVSLRDLSMPVSVLLCLTLPSSLPAAAELAPNPXVTTLQSQRLQQEPHCPLXAEVLLSDLAYIVVHMLISSRNLGSXGLGCITCGVLIDAVGAAQSSTTLSFMATVLRTRLAVTYPLHSLSFMPCKAAWKAVDLIWLVACFFFTFLIWLRGWQDARWEERGTSCILQLSLGTELGCGSLVTATHTWILCFLASCLCTALTTYCFWRIYTEARTPGIWVQGYYWTRGTLLDHTLLTTLYISPVVVFPLDTVLTKHHHTGARPQAWLMAANSAVLMVLPHVTLPHLHTLLPPAAAGEHLGPLLIRKHSDSFTISQSYRLHSLAV from the exons ATGCCTGTGCCGGTCCGCATCCCCGGAAAGGGCAGCTGGGATGGGTGCCCTGGGCAG GTACAGAACCAACCACCAGTGACAAAGCTTGCCACTGCTTCCAGGAAGCATGGGTGCCAGTGGGCACCTTGCCCCTTGGGCACCACAGCCTGACCAGACTCTGGCTGACTCACCAGCAAGCCCTCCTGCACACCCCAGGCAGCTAGCAGtgcctctgtgagcctcagggACCTCAGCATGCCAGTATCTGTGCTGCTCTGCCTCACCCTTCCCTCGAGCCTCCCGGCTGCAGCTGAGCTGGCTCCAAACC CAGTGACCACCCTGCAGAGCCAGAGGCTGCAGCAGGAGCCCCACTGCCCGC TGGCTGAAGTCCTGCTCTCAGATCTGGCCTACATTGTCGTCCACATGCTCATCTCCTCCAGAAACCTGGGCA AAGGCCTGGGCTGCATCACCTGTGGTGTTCTCATAGACGCTGTCGGCGCTGCCCAAAGCAGCACCACACTGTCCTTCATGGCCACTGTGCTACGCACCCGCCTGGCAGTCACTTATCCTCTGCACTCACTCTCCTTCATGCCCTGTAAGGCAGCCTGGAAGGCAGTAGACCTCATCTGGCTGGTGGCCTGCTTCTTCTTTACATTTCTCATTTGGCTCAGGGGGTGGCAGGATGCCAGGTGGGAGGAGCGAGGGACCTCATGTATCTTGCAGCTGAGCCTGGGCACGGAGCTAGGCTGTGGCTCTCTGGTCACTGCCACCCACACTTGGATCTTGTGCTTTCTA GCGAGTTGTCTATGCACAGCTCTCACCACCTACTGCTTCTGGAGGATCTACACAGAGGCCAGGACTCCAGGTATCTGGGTGCAGGGCTATTACTGGACCAGAGGCACCCTGCTTGACCACACACTGCTAACCACACTGTACATTAGCCCAGTGGTAGTGTTTCCCTTGGACACTGTGCTGACCAAGCACCACCACACTGGTGCCAGGCCTCAGGCATGGCTCATGGCAGCCAACAGTGCAGTGCTCATGGTGCTTCCCCATGTCACGCTCCCACATCTGCACACACTCTTGCCACCCGCAGCTGCCGGAGAGCATCTGGGGCCACTTCTCATCAGGAAACACAGTGATAGCTTCACCATTTCTCAGAGCTACAGGCTTCACAGTCTGGCAGTCTGA